From a single Streptomyces misionensis genomic region:
- a CDS encoding pyridoxamine 5'-phosphate oxidase family protein, with amino-acid sequence MTRFARIAYTDSVRGVQERNGSGQAMLRQLDGPDEPDPLGPVEQQFIAERDSFYMATVSETGWPYIQHRGGPPGFLHVLDEHTVAFADVGGNRQFITTGNLRHNDRVALFLMDYAYRTRLKLFGRARWQDADEAPALAGRLARPRTDGRLERLVTITVEGLSWNCPKHITPRFTPAELDEVLQPIRDEITRLREANRALTAEKKE; translated from the coding sequence ATGACCCGTTTCGCCCGCATCGCGTACACCGACTCGGTCCGCGGCGTCCAGGAACGCAACGGCAGCGGCCAGGCCATGCTGCGGCAACTGGACGGACCCGACGAACCCGACCCGCTCGGACCGGTGGAGCAGCAGTTCATCGCCGAACGCGACAGCTTCTACATGGCCACCGTCAGCGAGACCGGCTGGCCCTACATCCAGCACCGCGGGGGCCCGCCCGGCTTCCTGCACGTGCTGGACGAGCACACCGTCGCCTTCGCCGACGTGGGCGGCAACCGGCAGTTCATCACCACCGGAAACCTGCGGCACAACGACCGGGTCGCCCTCTTCCTGATGGACTACGCCTACCGCACCCGGCTGAAGCTGTTCGGCCGCGCCCGCTGGCAGGACGCCGACGAGGCCCCCGCCCTGGCCGGCCGGCTCGCCCGGCCGCGCACCGACGGCCGCCTGGAACGGCTCGTCACCATCACCGTCGAGGGCCTCAGCTGGAACTGCCCCAAACACATCACCCCCCGCTTCACCCCGGCCGAACTGGACGAGGTGCTGCAACCGATCAGGGACGAGATCACCAGGCTGAGGGAGGCGAACCGGGCCCTCACCGCCGAGAAGAAGGAGTGA
- a CDS encoding TetR family transcriptional regulator, producing MTGTPEKQQAVRRSDATRAAILTAARERFAADGYEKATIRAIARDAKIDPSMVMRYYDSKAGLFAAAVAIDPALLDLPVEPREAIGRTLVSHFLTVWEENEGLTALMRVGATDPAAAERMQSVLRDQLIPLARQVGPEPEQAQTRAALCAATVLGLALTRYVLRFPASVALGRDEILDWLGPTIQRYLTAPTP from the coding sequence ATGACCGGCACCCCGGAGAAGCAGCAGGCCGTACGGCGTTCCGACGCGACCCGCGCGGCGATCCTCACCGCGGCCCGCGAGCGGTTCGCGGCGGACGGCTACGAGAAGGCGACCATCCGGGCCATCGCGCGCGACGCGAAGATCGACCCGTCGATGGTGATGCGCTACTACGACAGCAAGGCGGGCCTGTTCGCGGCCGCCGTCGCGATCGACCCCGCACTGCTCGACCTGCCCGTCGAACCGCGCGAAGCGATCGGCCGCACGCTGGTGAGCCACTTCCTCACCGTGTGGGAGGAGAACGAGGGACTCACCGCACTGATGCGGGTCGGTGCCACCGACCCGGCCGCCGCCGAACGCATGCAGAGCGTGCTGCGCGACCAGTTGATCCCGTTGGCCCGGCAGGTGGGCCCCGAGCCGGAGCAGGCACAAACACGCGCGGCGCTGTGCGCCGCGACCGTGCTCGGACTCGCGCTGACGCGCTACGTCCTGCGGTTCCCGGCGAGCGTGGCGCTCGGCCGCGACGAGATCCTGGACTGGCTCGGCCCCACGATCCAGCGGTATCTCACCGCGCCCACACCCTGA
- a CDS encoding RecQ family ATP-dependent DNA helicase yields MNDLELRAEADAILAELVGDPTGAARLREDQWQAVAALVVERRRALVVQRTGWGKSAVYFVATALLRRRGSGPTVIVSPLLALMRNQVEAAARAGIHARTINSANPEEWETIHEEVGRGDVDVLLVSPERLNSVDFREHMLPKLAATTGLLVVDEAHCISDWGHDFRPDYRRLRAMLAELAPGVPVLATTATANARVTADVAEQLGTGAGEALVLRGPLDRESLRLGVVRLPDAAHRMAWLAEHLDELPGSGIIYTLTVAAAEEATAFLRQRGLQVASYTGRTENADRQQAEDDLLHNRVKALVATSALGMGFDKPDLGFVVHLGSPSSPIAYYQQVGRAGRGVAHAEVLLLPGKEDEAIWRYFAETAFPPEEQVRQTLAALAEAGRPLSVPALEGSVDLRRSRLETMLKVLDVDGAVRRVKGGWTATGAGWVYDAERYARVARQRAAEQQAMRSYVTTTECRMEFLRRLLDDEEAAPCGRCDNCAGAWADPAVSAETLAGATKELGRPGVEIEPRRMWPTGMPALGVDLKGRIPAQQQCSTGRALGRLSDIGWGNRLRPLLSEQAPDEPVPEDVLKAVVTVLADWARSPGGWMSDGPDASARPAGVVSVPSLTRPRLVASLARGVADIGRLPYLGSLAYTGPSGAHAARRSNSAQRLRALAGAFTLPEDLADALARTPGPVLLVDDYTDSGWTLAVAARLLRQKGADQVLPLVLAAAG; encoded by the coding sequence ATGAACGATCTGGAGCTGCGTGCCGAAGCCGACGCCATCCTCGCCGAGCTGGTCGGTGATCCGACGGGGGCGGCGCGGCTGCGGGAGGACCAGTGGCAGGCGGTGGCGGCGCTGGTGGTGGAGCGCCGTCGCGCCCTGGTCGTGCAGCGCACGGGGTGGGGCAAGTCGGCGGTGTACTTCGTGGCCACGGCGCTGCTGCGCCGACGCGGCTCCGGACCCACGGTGATCGTCTCCCCGCTGCTGGCGTTGATGCGCAACCAGGTCGAGGCGGCGGCGCGGGCCGGTATCCACGCGCGGACCATCAACTCGGCCAATCCGGAGGAGTGGGAGACGATCCACGAGGAGGTCGGCCGCGGCGACGTCGACGTTCTCCTGGTGAGCCCCGAGCGCCTCAATTCAGTGGACTTCCGTGAGCACATGCTGCCCAAGCTCGCGGCGACGACGGGCCTGCTGGTGGTGGACGAGGCGCACTGCATCTCCGACTGGGGCCACGACTTCCGCCCCGACTACCGCAGGCTGCGGGCGATGCTGGCCGAGCTCGCCCCGGGGGTCCCGGTGCTGGCCACCACGGCGACCGCCAACGCCCGGGTCACGGCGGACGTGGCCGAGCAACTGGGTACCGGCGCCGGCGAGGCACTGGTGCTGCGCGGTCCCCTGGACAGGGAGAGTCTGCGGTTGGGCGTGGTGCGGCTGCCGGACGCGGCGCACCGGATGGCGTGGCTGGCCGAGCATCTGGACGAGCTGCCGGGTTCCGGGATCATCTACACGCTCACCGTGGCCGCCGCCGAGGAGGCCACCGCGTTCCTGCGGCAGCGCGGCCTCCAGGTGGCCTCGTACACGGGCAGGACGGAGAACGCGGACCGCCAGCAGGCCGAGGACGACCTGCTGCACAACCGGGTCAAGGCGCTGGTGGCCACCTCCGCGCTGGGGATGGGTTTCGACAAGCCGGACCTCGGCTTCGTGGTCCACCTCGGTTCGCCGTCCTCGCCGATCGCCTACTACCAGCAGGTGGGTCGCGCGGGCCGCGGTGTGGCGCACGCGGAGGTGCTGCTGCTGCCGGGCAAGGAGGACGAGGCGATCTGGCGCTACTTCGCCGAGACCGCCTTCCCCCCGGAGGAACAGGTGCGCCAGACCCTCGCGGCCCTCGCCGAGGCGGGGCGGCCACTGTCCGTGCCGGCCTTGGAAGGCTCGGTGGATCTGCGGCGCAGCCGGCTGGAGACGATGTTGAAGGTGCTGGACGTGGACGGCGCCGTGCGGCGGGTGAAGGGCGGCTGGACGGCCACGGGTGCCGGCTGGGTGTACGACGCCGAGCGGTACGCACGGGTGGCCCGGCAGCGTGCGGCCGAGCAGCAGGCGATGCGCTCGTACGTGACCACCACCGAATGCCGCATGGAGTTCCTGCGTCGCCTGCTGGACGACGAGGAGGCCGCGCCGTGCGGTCGCTGCGACAACTGCGCGGGCGCTTGGGCCGACCCCGCCGTCTCGGCGGAGACTCTCGCGGGGGCGACGAAGGAGCTGGGCCGCCCTGGGGTGGAGATCGAGCCGCGCCGGATGTGGCCGACGGGCATGCCGGCACTCGGCGTCGACCTCAAAGGGCGCATCCCGGCCCAGCAGCAGTGTTCCACCGGCCGGGCACTGGGGCGGCTCTCCGACATCGGCTGGGGCAACCGGCTGCGGCCGCTGCTGTCCGAGCAGGCGCCCGACGAGCCGGTCCCCGAGGACGTGCTGAAGGCCGTCGTGACGGTCCTCGCGGACTGGGCGCGCTCTCCGGGCGGCTGGATGTCGGACGGCCCGGACGCCTCCGCCAGGCCGGCAGGGGTCGTCTCGGTGCCGTCCCTGACCCGCCCTCGGCTGGTCGCGTCCCTCGCTCGGGGAGTCGCGGACATCGGGCGGCTTCCCTACCTGGGCAGCCTGGCGTACACCGGCCCGAGCGGCGCGCACGCGGCACGGCGCAGCAACTCCGCCCAACGGCTCCGCGCGCTGGCCGGCGCCTTCACCCTCCCCGAGGACCTGGCCGACGCCCTGGCCCGCACCCCGGGGCCGGTCCTGCTCGTGGACGACTACACCGACTCCGGCTGGACCCTCGCGGTCGCCGCGCGTCTGCTGAGGCAGAAGGGAGCCGACCAGGTTCTGCCGCTGGTGCTCGCCGCGGCGGGCTGA
- a CDS encoding ribonuclease HII, with protein MPYEPPTHTVERSLRATTGAKVIAGVDEVGRGAWAGPVTVCAAVTGLRRPPAGLTDSKLLTLRRRTELDEILRTWVTAYALGHASPEEIDGMGMTAALRLAAVRALEALPVRPDAVILDGKHDYLGAPWRVRTVIKGDRSCVAVAAASVIAKVQRDKMMAELGVDHADFGFADNAGYPSPVHKAALEERGPTPHHRLSWAYLDALPQWRHLKKARTWADGNVPEIEGQLGFDF; from the coding sequence ATGCCGTACGAACCGCCTACCCACACCGTCGAGCGCTCCCTGCGCGCCACGACCGGAGCGAAGGTCATCGCCGGTGTCGACGAGGTGGGGCGCGGCGCCTGGGCCGGACCCGTCACCGTCTGCGCGGCGGTCACCGGACTGCGCCGACCGCCCGCGGGCCTGACCGACTCCAAGCTGCTGACCCTCAGGCGGCGCACCGAACTGGACGAGATCCTGCGGACATGGGTGACCGCGTACGCGCTGGGGCATGCTTCCCCGGAGGAGATCGACGGCATGGGGATGACGGCCGCGCTGCGGCTCGCCGCCGTCCGCGCCCTGGAGGCCTTGCCGGTCCGTCCCGACGCCGTCATCCTCGACGGGAAACACGACTACCTCGGTGCCCCGTGGCGGGTGCGCACGGTGATCAAGGGCGATCGGTCGTGCGTCGCCGTCGCGGCGGCCTCCGTGATCGCCAAGGTCCAGCGCGACAAAATGATGGCCGAACTGGGTGTCGACCATGCAGACTTCGGGTTTGCGGACAATGCCGGGTATCCGTCGCCCGTGCACAAAGCCGCACTGGAAGAGCGGGGCCCCACCCCGCACCACCGTTTGTCGTGGGCGTATCTTGATGCGCTGCCCCAGTGGCGGCATCTCAAGAAGGCCCGCACGTGGGCGGACGGAAACGTTCCGGAGATCGAGGGGCAGCTCGGCTTCGATTTCTGA
- a CDS encoding antibiotic biosynthesis monooxygenase family protein, whose protein sequence is MAKLQSLDPHTPMFRQFQERTGPIVLANTFAVPRERTEEFLALFRRQAEFMKAQPGFVSLRMHRGTAGSRLLMNVAVWESTEALATALGSPEFQRMAADFPDDIVSYPHIFEPIDV, encoded by the coding sequence ATGGCCAAGCTCCAGAGCCTCGACCCGCACACGCCGATGTTCAGGCAGTTCCAGGAGAGGACCGGGCCCATCGTCCTGGCCAACACCTTCGCCGTTCCCCGGGAACGGACCGAGGAGTTCCTGGCTCTCTTCCGGCGGCAGGCCGAGTTCATGAAGGCGCAGCCGGGATTCGTCTCCCTGCGGATGCACCGGGGAACGGCGGGCAGCCGGCTCCTCATGAACGTCGCGGTCTGGGAGTCGACCGAGGCGCTCGCCACCGCGCTCGGCAGCCCCGAGTTCCAGCGCATGGCGGCCGACTTCCCCGACGACATCGTGTCGTACCCGCACATCTTCGAGCCGATCGACGTATGA
- a CDS encoding quinone oxidoreductase family protein: MRAVVAERHGGPEVLTETERPDPRPGPGELLVRLTAAGINYKDVYEREGRAALRAPFVPGSEGAGTVVATGADVTGFGPGDRVAWCAAPASYAELVAVPARAAVRVPDDISDSDAAAAMLQGLTAHYLTTSTYRAAEGETALVHSAAGGLGQHLVRLLVRRGARVIGTVSTPGKTAAAESAGAHHVIVRGAADDLTRQVLDRTDGRGVDVVYDGIGKDTFEAGLAALRPRGMFVLVGAASGPVPPLDPQSLAPRGSLFLTRPTLVDHATDPAELAGRAADVFGWLREGVLKTTIGGRYGFDRAARAHADLQSGTTTGKLLLQPGH; this comes from the coding sequence ATGCGCGCAGTAGTGGCCGAGCGGCACGGCGGACCCGAAGTACTCACCGAGACCGAACGCCCCGACCCCCGGCCGGGCCCCGGCGAACTGCTGGTCCGCCTGACCGCCGCCGGGATCAACTACAAGGACGTCTACGAACGCGAGGGCCGCGCCGCGCTGCGCGCCCCCTTCGTCCCCGGCAGCGAGGGCGCGGGCACGGTCGTGGCCACCGGCGCGGACGTCACCGGGTTCGGGCCCGGCGACCGCGTCGCCTGGTGCGCGGCCCCCGCCTCCTACGCCGAACTCGTCGCGGTCCCCGCCCGCGCCGCGGTGCGCGTCCCGGACGACATCTCCGACAGCGACGCCGCCGCGGCCATGCTCCAGGGACTGACCGCCCACTACCTGACGACCTCCACCTACCGGGCGGCCGAGGGCGAGACCGCGCTCGTGCACTCCGCGGCCGGCGGCCTCGGACAGCACCTGGTGCGCCTGCTCGTCCGCCGGGGCGCCCGGGTCATCGGCACCGTCTCCACGCCCGGCAAGACCGCCGCGGCCGAGTCGGCCGGCGCCCACCACGTCATCGTCCGCGGCGCCGCCGACGACCTGACCCGGCAGGTCCTCGACCGGACCGACGGCAGGGGAGTGGACGTCGTCTACGACGGCATCGGCAAGGACACCTTCGAGGCGGGCCTCGCCGCGCTGCGGCCCCGCGGGATGTTCGTGCTGGTCGGCGCCGCCTCCGGGCCCGTCCCACCGCTCGACCCCCAGTCGCTCGCGCCCCGCGGCTCGCTGTTCCTCACCCGCCCTACCCTGGTCGACCACGCCACCGACCCCGCCGAACTGGCCGGCCGCGCCGCCGACGTCTTCGGCTGGCTCCGCGAGGGCGTGCTGAAGACCACGATCGGCGGCCGGTACGGCTTCGACCGGGCCGCCCGCGCCCACGCCGACCTCCAGTCCGGCACCACCACCGGCAAACTCCTCCTCCAGCCGGGGCACTGA
- a CDS encoding DUF4192 domain-containing protein translates to MTNHSETTGSFENSGIPGDESPADPSAHTEQVTLRTPAELADALPYLLGYRPEDSMILVALHDRGGKGRFGGRARLGLPAHEEDWEEAARQLARGLVTGSERRGARPEQMVAYVCQEPAPGETGSDVKRRLARLARLMRVQCGDLDVPVVEALCISDGRFWSYCCPVADCCPPDGTPMGLPGTSVLAAAATYAGFQVRGTLKELRARLQPWETTAALEQELALDTAGMDLVPRILDESGRAQVAEETLALAERLLHRLSAAAPVAGALPADLRDDGLIGHDEAALLILGLQDRDTRDRAAAWMEGDAAQPALRLWRSLARRCVGPYGEHAAAPLTLAGWVAWSTGDELEAREALAMALGADPDYLFARLLHQACNEGLDPESIRRCLRGERAGDAPDAEPDAAGTGAEPLGAAEKAEDMEPMESDKPAESPVPNASGPSGEPDTGGSGRRRRRTRSATTGGDGPTVTRTAATRAAGGRRRPAGSRPAADQPPSRAARHPGGARSRTKGPGDTAVTGAPAGGFSRETEVEDAG, encoded by the coding sequence ATGACGAATCACAGCGAAACCACCGGATCCTTCGAAAACAGTGGTATCCCGGGCGATGAGTCCCCGGCCGATCCGTCCGCGCACACCGAGCAGGTGACCCTGCGCACCCCGGCCGAGCTGGCCGACGCCCTGCCCTACCTGCTGGGCTACCGCCCGGAGGACAGCATGATCCTGGTCGCGCTGCACGACCGCGGCGGCAAGGGCAGGTTCGGCGGCCGGGCCCGGCTCGGCCTCCCCGCGCACGAGGAGGACTGGGAGGAAGCCGCGCGCCAACTGGCCCGCGGCCTGGTCACCGGCAGCGAACGGCGCGGCGCCAGGCCCGAGCAGATGGTGGCCTACGTCTGCCAGGAGCCGGCCCCGGGAGAGACCGGCAGCGACGTCAAACGCCGGCTCGCCCGCCTCGCCCGTCTGATGCGCGTCCAGTGCGGCGACCTCGACGTGCCGGTCGTCGAGGCCCTGTGCATCTCGGACGGCCGCTTCTGGTCGTACTGCTGCCCCGTCGCGGACTGCTGCCCGCCGGACGGCACGCCGATGGGCCTGCCCGGCACCTCCGTGCTCGCCGCCGCGGCCACCTACGCCGGCTTCCAAGTCCGGGGCACGCTCAAGGAGTTGCGCGCCCGGCTCCAGCCCTGGGAGACCACCGCGGCACTGGAACAGGAGCTGGCCCTGGACACAGCCGGCATGGACCTCGTGCCCCGCATCCTGGACGAGTCGGGGCGCGCGCAGGTGGCCGAGGAGACCCTCGCCCTCGCCGAGCGCCTCCTGCACCGCCTCTCGGCGGCGGCCCCGGTCGCCGGGGCGCTCCCGGCCGACCTGCGCGACGACGGCCTGATCGGGCACGACGAGGCGGCCCTGCTGATCCTCGGCCTCCAGGACCGCGACACCCGCGACCGGGCCGCCGCGTGGATGGAGGGCGACGCGGCCCAACCGGCGCTGCGCCTTTGGCGTTCCCTCGCTCGCCGCTGCGTCGGCCCCTACGGCGAGCACGCCGCCGCCCCGCTGACCCTGGCCGGCTGGGTCGCCTGGTCCACGGGCGACGAACTCGAGGCCCGCGAGGCACTGGCCATGGCCCTCGGCGCCGACCCGGACTACCTGTTCGCCCGCCTCCTGCACCAGGCCTGCAACGAAGGACTCGACCCGGAGTCCATCCGCCGGTGCCTTCGGGGCGAGCGGGCCGGGGACGCGCCCGACGCGGAACCGGATGCCGCCGGTACGGGCGCGGAACCCCTCGGAGCCGCGGAGAAGGCGGAGGACATGGAGCCCATGGAATCCGACAAGCCCGCGGAGTCCCCGGTGCCGAACGCTTCGGGACCCTCCGGGGAGCCGGACACCGGCGGGAGCGGCCGCCGACGGCGCCGGACGCGTTCCGCGACCACCGGCGGCGACGGCCCGACCGTGACCCGGACGGCCGCGACCCGGGCCGCCGGAGGCCGGCGCAGGCCGGCCGGTTCCCGCCCCGCCGCCGACCAGCCCCCGAGCCGTGCCGCCCGGCACCCCGGCGGCGCGCGCAGCCGCACCAAGGGCCCCGGCGACACCGCCGTCACCGGCGCCCCGGCGGGGGGTTTCTCCCGGGAAACGGAGGTGGAGGACGCGGGATGA
- a CDS encoding NUDIX hydrolase, whose amino-acid sequence MPYDPSAFPPFAVTVDLVVLTVRRHSLCAMAVRRGEPPFQGRWALPGGFVRADEDLSQAAARELAEETGLRAHDPSSPAQDNGAHLEQLATYGDPDRDPRMRVVSVAHLALAPDLPAPRAGGDASNARWAPVEELLQQGGYGRDGEPLAPLAFDHARILADGVERARSKIEYSSLATAFCPPEFTVGELRRVYEAVWGVALDPRNFHRKVTGTPGFLVPTGGTTTRQGGRPAQLFRAGGATLLNPPMLRPEV is encoded by the coding sequence ATGCCCTACGACCCGTCAGCCTTTCCGCCCTTCGCTGTCACCGTGGACCTGGTCGTGCTGACCGTTCGCCGTCATTCGCTGTGCGCGATGGCGGTGCGCCGGGGCGAGCCCCCCTTCCAGGGACGATGGGCGCTGCCCGGCGGTTTCGTCCGGGCCGACGAGGACCTCTCCCAGGCGGCGGCGCGCGAGCTGGCCGAGGAGACCGGGCTGCGGGCGCACGACCCCTCGTCCCCCGCGCAGGACAACGGGGCGCACCTGGAGCAGCTGGCCACCTACGGAGACCCCGACCGCGACCCCCGGATGCGCGTGGTCAGCGTCGCGCACCTGGCGCTCGCCCCCGACCTGCCCGCACCGCGCGCGGGCGGCGACGCCAGCAACGCGCGCTGGGCGCCGGTCGAGGAACTGCTCCAGCAGGGCGGTTACGGCCGGGACGGCGAGCCCCTCGCCCCGCTGGCCTTCGACCACGCCCGGATCCTCGCCGACGGCGTCGAGCGGGCCCGGTCGAAGATCGAGTACTCGTCGCTGGCCACCGCCTTCTGCCCGCCCGAGTTCACCGTCGGAGAACTGCGCCGGGTGTACGAGGCCGTGTGGGGGGTGGCCCTCGATCCGCGCAACTTCCACCGCAAGGTCACCGGGACCCCCGGGTTCCTCGTGCCGACGGGAGGCACGACCACTCGCCAGGGCGGCCGCCCCGCCCAGCTCTTCAGGGCTGGTGGCGCCACCCTGCTCAACCCCCCGATGCTGCGCCCCGAGGTCTGA
- a CDS encoding ATP-binding cassette domain-containing protein — protein MIQAFGLTSTSRKAQPPAVDDVSFEARAGQITVLLGAPGAGKTATLRLMLALEQGRGITYFRGWPLHRIAHPAREVGVLLGDVPGHPARTVRGHLRMLCAASGVPARRADELLEAVGLVSFREERLGTLSRGMDRRLGLACALLPDPHTLVLDDPTRGLCAREAQWLHDMLRSHADQGGTVLMATGDPREAARTADRVVTLDAGRLVADQEAEEFARTRLRPRVAVRTPHARRLAAVLAKEARTGRRSVEVVHEGGNRLSVYGTTTADIGETAFRHGILVHQLADEVGDMGPGADSGPGAHGTAADRGPAAPGPPPGTPGTASGPGLVERRATAKSGKIVFGFSVPDPSSQDRRADLVASVGPAEPAGPAEDGQHTSRRPEAVPRVRAVLDDRAASEEVPAHRSAPERPESRRHPVTADTGTTRASGKPRARGPETTGGRVAAAGLAALRAHLPGAGRPGPRAPRTADARTDGARALPPLISVRPAPAPLCPLRYELRRAAGVGTGFFVCGAALVISVLTAVVLAGIGHTPQARLFAAWPRELPLPPAALAAGLLGALSFGDEFRHPALAADRGTVPRRLGLLAAKLLVSGTTAALLAFLAVGCDAEALHLVHGREATQVPEDWLALTASWFALMTGCAWAGVLAAGVFRSTSGGLAAVLAVPVVVVPLVHRGLRGAAVGMAADLPARSREVFLLQWPFGGDRYLLAVVRLIVQPVGGALVLSLTALVCAYLFTTLRTRT, from the coding sequence GTGATCCAGGCCTTCGGACTGACCAGCACCTCCCGCAAGGCGCAGCCGCCCGCCGTCGACGACGTCTCCTTCGAGGCGCGCGCCGGGCAGATCACCGTGCTCCTGGGTGCCCCCGGCGCGGGCAAGACCGCGACGTTGCGGCTGATGCTCGCCCTGGAGCAGGGGCGTGGCATCACCTACTTCAGGGGGTGGCCCCTGCACCGGATCGCCCACCCGGCGCGTGAGGTCGGCGTGCTCCTCGGTGACGTGCCGGGGCACCCGGCCCGTACGGTCCGCGGTCATCTGCGCATGCTCTGCGCGGCGTCGGGCGTCCCGGCACGCCGTGCCGACGAACTCCTCGAAGCCGTCGGCCTCGTCAGCTTCCGCGAGGAACGCCTCGGCACGCTGTCGCGCGGCATGGACCGCAGGCTCGGCCTGGCCTGCGCCCTGCTGCCCGACCCGCACACGCTCGTCCTCGACGATCCGACCCGCGGCCTCTGCGCCCGGGAGGCGCAGTGGCTGCACGACATGCTGCGCTCCCACGCCGACCAGGGCGGCACGGTGCTGATGGCCACGGGCGACCCGAGGGAGGCCGCGCGCACCGCCGACCGGGTCGTCACCCTCGACGCCGGCCGGCTCGTCGCCGACCAGGAGGCCGAGGAGTTCGCCCGCACCCGGCTGCGGCCGCGCGTGGCCGTACGCACCCCGCACGCCCGGCGCCTCGCGGCCGTACTCGCCAAGGAGGCGCGTACCGGCCGCCGTTCCGTCGAGGTCGTGCACGAGGGCGGCAACCGCCTTTCCGTGTACGGCACGACGACCGCCGACATCGGTGAGACGGCCTTCCGGCACGGCATCCTCGTCCACCAACTCGCCGACGAGGTAGGCGACATGGGGCCGGGCGCCGACAGCGGACCCGGTGCGCACGGCACCGCTGCCGACCGTGGACCGGCCGCCCCCGGCCCGCCGCCGGGCACGCCCGGGACCGCGTCCGGCCCCGGGCTGGTGGAACGGCGGGCCACGGCGAAGAGCGGGAAGATCGTGTTCGGTTTCTCCGTGCCGGACCCGTCGTCGCAGGACCGGCGGGCCGACCTGGTCGCGTCGGTCGGGCCCGCCGAGCCGGCCGGCCCCGCCGAGGACGGTCAGCACACCTCCCGCCGGCCGGAAGCGGTGCCGCGGGTGCGGGCGGTCCTTGACGACCGGGCGGCGTCCGAAGAGGTCCCCGCCCACCGCTCCGCGCCCGAGCGCCCCGAGTCGCGACGGCATCCGGTGACGGCGGATACCGGGACCACCCGCGCCTCCGGGAAACCGCGCGCCCGAGGGCCGGAGACCACCGGCGGACGCGTCGCCGCGGCGGGCCTCGCCGCGCTGCGCGCCCACCTGCCCGGAGCCGGAAGGCCCGGCCCCCGGGCACCGCGGACCGCGGACGCCCGGACCGACGGCGCCCGCGCCCTCCCGCCTCTCATCTCGGTTCGTCCCGCCCCCGCCCCGCTGTGCCCGCTGCGCTACGAACTCCGGCGGGCCGCCGGCGTCGGCACGGGGTTCTTCGTCTGCGGCGCCGCGCTCGTGATCTCCGTGCTCACCGCCGTGGTGCTGGCCGGGATCGGCCACACCCCGCAGGCCCGGCTGTTCGCGGCGTGGCCGCGCGAACTGCCGCTGCCGCCCGCCGCGCTCGCGGCCGGACTGCTCGGCGCGCTGTCTTTCGGGGACGAGTTCCGCCACCCCGCACTGGCGGCCGACCGCGGCACCGTGCCCCGCAGGCTCGGGCTGCTGGCCGCGAAACTCCTCGTCTCCGGAACCACCGCCGCCCTGCTCGCCTTCCTCGCCGTGGGCTGCGACGCCGAGGCGCTCCACCTCGTCCACGGCCGGGAGGCGACACAGGTCCCCGAGGACTGGCTCGCGCTGACCGCGAGTTGGTTCGCCCTCATGACCGGGTGCGCGTGGGCAGGCGTGCTCGCGGCCGGCGTCTTCCGGTCCACCTCGGGCGGCCTCGCCGCCGTCCTCGCCGTGCCCGTGGTCGTCGTACCCCTTGTCCACCGGGGACTTCGGGGCGCGGCCGTGGGGATGGCGGCCGATCTCCCCGCGCGCTCGCGGGAGGTGTTCCTGCTCCAGTGGCCCTTCGGAGGGGACCGCTACCTGCTGGCGGTGGTGCGACTGATCGTCCAACCCGTGGGCGGCGCACTGGTGTTGTCCCTGACGGCACTGGTGTGCGCGTATCTGTTCACGACGCTGCGAACCAGGACCTGA